The genomic DNA GTTTCTGAAGTTCCCAGATGTGGATGATTTCGTGCTCGGCAGGTACGATCAACTCTCTGGCCCGGACCTTCGGTTGCTCTCTGACCTGGAAGACCCGGCCCAGAAACTCGGTGTGGCGGTGCTGATCACCGTGATGCGGCACATTGGCAGAAATGCCATGACCGTGACCGTCCCAGAAGTGGTGCTCTTTGAAGTTGCCCTGCAGTTGGATTGTGACCCCACTCTGTTTTCGAGGTACCAGAAGACCTGGAGGAAGCAGGGTAAGGAGCATACCCACGCCCGCAAGGACTGACCCCTGCAGGGATCACTGCAGCACTTCAGTCAATGCTGCTGGAGACAACTCAAGCTGATGCCAGGACACCAGTTGCTTCACTTGGGCCAACCCGGCCGTGGGCACCAGGCACACCCAGCCTTCCTGTGTGCTGCCTTCCCGGTACAGCACCACAAAACAGTGGGAAGCCTGTGACTCCAGGTGCGCCACCAGGGCCTCCAGCAGCCCCTGCTCATGGCGGGAGGCCGTCAGGAAAACCTCCGGGGTCAGGGGCAGCCCAAAATGCTCAGTGGCCACCACCACATGGGGTTTGCTCCAGCCAGACATGCGAGGTCCAAACAGCCACACCATCTCCGATTCGGCCATGACCAGGTGCGCAGCCTCCATGGGCATGTTCCACACATGTTGGATGAGGTCAGTGGAGTTCACCCTGTCCTCCTGCACATCAGGTGCCGCCTTTGATTTGCTCTGGCCGTGGTCATGGTCCACCTTAGCAGTTGCCGTCTGACAACACCCTCACACCTGCACAGAACTGCAAACCCCCAGGGTTTCCAGCCACCCCATCCGGCATCAAACCAGCTCTGGTTTGAAAATTTCCATTCAGGTTGCGACCTGCAACACCAGCACACACGGCCTCCATGAAGGCACCCTCACAGACACCTGTTCTCCTGAAACCTGCACCTGATGGGTCAAACCGTGCGCACCCCCCACACTGAGCACCCCTGAAAAGATGACCGCTTCATTTTCCTACAATGCTGAAGGGCTGATGCAGGGTCTGCAACCTTTTTGCAGGATTTTTGCGGTTCTGCTTGCCATTTGCCAGAATCAGAGCATCCCACTGGATGTCATGGATCCCCTCAGGAGAACAGCGTGTCCACCCTTGGTTTTGATTTTCAGGATGTCTTCGTGCCATTGTGTCCCCTGGAGTTTGCGGTGCGTCTGGCACACCTTGCTCCGAACGACAGGGGCGGGGTGCACGAGATCGCCTGGAACTGGCAGGATGCAGACCACAGCCTCAAATCCCTCACCATCCCCACGCTCAATCTGTTCCGAGGGCAGACCGAGACGCACCACTCCCAGATTCTGGAGGTTCTGCAAGTCGCCTTGCACTGGTTGTCCCGGCATTTCACCCCTTGAGATGGAAGTCAGGTTTCATGCCAGGCTTCTGGCCCCCATAAAGAATCCCAGGCTGGACACCAGCGATGCCACGGTGCGCACATGATTCCACCTGTTCCAGTTCAGCAGGTAATGCTGCCACTGGGTGGGCAGGTCGGCGCTTCCTGCCTTCAAGGTGGCCAGTTGCTCATTGAGCGGCACATTCAGCAGCACCGTGACCAGAAACATGCCCAGCAGGTACAGCACCGCACTGCCCAGCACCAGGGGAACCTTCCAGCAAAAAAAGACCAGCAGCAGGGCAATGAAGGCGGTTCCCATCAGCAAACCCAGGAACACCGATCTGAGCACGGTGAGGTTGATCTGTTGCATCGCTTTGACGGCTTCCACTGCAGGCAGGTGGGCCAGGGCAGGCATCACCACAGCAGAGAAGGCCAGAAACACTCCGCCCACGGCAGCAATGCTCACTGCCAGGGCCACCAGCACGGGTCCCCAGTTCATGTGGGGCTCCGGTGGCTGGTTTTGGTTGGGACGGTCTGGCTGCACCGGGAAAGCTGCTGGGCAGGACCATTGAGGGCTGTGTGAAATGACATTTGACAAGGGATGTTCTGGAACTTTGACATGGCTCCTCCAAATGTGAGGGTTGCTCACCTTGCAAAACATGATAATTCCTCATATTCTGAAAGTCAAGGAGCCACCATGACCCAACGCACCGCCCGCACCCCCACACAACAGCGCAGCAGGGAACGCCAGGAACGCATCTTGCAGGCCAGCAGCGAATTGATTGCCGCCCATGGCAGCGACCTGTTGCGCATGGCCGAGGTCGCCCAGAAAGCAGGCATCCCCATTGGATCGCTCTACCAGTACTTTCCAGACAAATCCAGCGTGATTCAGGCCCTGGCAGAACGCTTCATTGCAGAAGGCCAGCAGTGCAGCCAACAGGAACTCTCTCAGGTAAAACACCCTGAAGATCTGCCCAATGCCCTCAGGCGCATCACCGAGGGCTACCACCAGATGTACCTCGCCGAACCGGCCCTGCGCGACATCTGGGGGGCCACCCAGGCCGACAAGGTGCTGCAGCAACTTGACACCCAGGACATCGAAGTGCATGCTGCCATGCTTTGCGCTGTTCTGGAGCGGCTTTACCCTGGACAGCCAGCAGCTGACCGCTCCATGCCTGCTCTG from Deinococcus roseus includes the following:
- a CDS encoding DUF4158 domain-containing protein — translated: MTTPANPSASTSGLTSTQRHEFLKFPDVDDFVLGRYDQLSGPDLRLLSDLEDPAQKLGVAVLITVMRHIGRNAMTVTVPEVVLFEVALQLDCDPTLFSRYQKTWRKQGKEHTHARKD
- a CDS encoding anthrone oxygenase family protein; translated protein: MNWGPVLVALAVSIAAVGGVFLAFSAVVMPALAHLPAVEAVKAMQQINLTVLRSVFLGLLMGTAFIALLLVFFCWKVPLVLGSAVLYLLGMFLVTVLLNVPLNEQLATLKAGSADLPTQWQHYLLNWNRWNHVRTVASLVSSLGFFMGARSLA
- a CDS encoding TetR/AcrR family transcriptional regulator — encoded protein: MTQRTARTPTQQRSRERQERILQASSELIAAHGSDLLRMAEVAQKAGIPIGSLYQYFPDKSSVIQALAERFIAEGQQCSQQELSQVKHPEDLPNALRRITEGYHQMYLAEPALRDIWGATQADKVLQQLDTQDIEVHAAMLCAVLERLYPGQPAADRSMPALVLMQLITATVRFALSFSPPQDRQVLETFQHMVVEPFCQQLAGPAS